In Ascochyta rabiei chromosome 2, complete sequence, one genomic interval encodes:
- a CDS encoding Pseudouridine 5'-phosphatase, which produces MSSTTTPPPRIRAALFDMDGLLIDSEDIYTVITNTILARYGKPNLPWSIKAQLQGRPGPQAGQIFHSWADLPIDQDQFFKEQRELQVELFPNTKPLPGVMDLLSGLKKRGVYMALATSSNKNNFKIKSEHLGDLFQNFELDHQVLGDDPRIPAGRGKPAPDIYLLALSTLNKTLEAQGQPLIQPEECLVFEDSVPGVESGRRAGMQAVWVPHPGLLNEYKGREKEVLAGLTGEHKDDEEPQLQKTEVEVKQGKRQVGMPGELDDGWARLLNSLEDFPYESYGMKE; this is translated from the exons ATGAGCTCGAC CACTACCCCACCACCCCGCATTCGCGCAGCGCTGTTCGACATGGACGGTCTGCTCATCGACTCTGAAGATATCTACACAGTGATCACGAACACTATCCTCGCTCGCTACGGCAAGCCAAACCTGCCATGGTCCATCAAGGCGCAACTGCAAGGTCGTCCTGGCCCTCAAGCTGGCCAGATTTTCCACTCATGGGCCGACCTACCCATTGATCAAGATCAGTTCTTCAAGGAGCAGAGGGAGCTTCAGGTGGAGCTGTTCCCAAACACAAAGCCACTGCCGGGTGTGATGGATCTGTTGTCAGGTCTGAAAAAGAGAGGCGTATACATGGCACTAGCAACCAGCAGCAACAAGAATAACTTCAAAATCAAGAGCGAACATCTCGGCGACCTCTTCCAGAACTTCGAGCTCGATCACCAAGTCCTCGGTGACGACCCAAGGATACCTGCTGGTCGCGGCAAACCAGCACCAGATATCTATCTCCTCGCTCTTTCTACGCTCAACAAGACCCTTGAAGCGCAAGGGCAACCACTGATACAACCAGAGGAGTGTTTGGTATTCGAAGACAGTGTGCCTGGTGTCGAGTCAGGGCGAAGAGCAGGTATGCAGGCAGTGTGGGTACCCCATCCCGGGCTCTTGAATGAGTATAAGGGAAGAGAGAAGGAGGTGCTGGCTGGATTGACTGGCGAGCACAAGGATGACGAAGAACCACAACTTCAGAAGACGGAAGTCGAGGTCAAGCAAGGTAAGAGGCAGGTAGGCATGCCCGGGGAGCTTGATGACGGCTGGGCAAGGCTGCTGAACAGCTTGGAGGACTTTCCGTATGAGTCCTATGGTATGAAAGAGTAG
- a CDS encoding Vacuolar protein-sorting-associated protein 24 yields METIRGLLWKPTPEEQKRKCNALVRQNVRKLDRDIQGLKTTEQKTKNLILQSSKRAQRNPSMAKQANQEVRIFARELIRVRKQSGRLQTSKAQLNSVQMQVNEAFSVRKIEGSIKASTGIMKDVNSLVRLPELTGTMRELSSELMKAGIIEEMVDDTLMDTEGLEEDEEAEEEVDKVLSDILKDRLPASKAKEDELPSVAQPEEEEEDDQAEMLAQMRGRLEALKS; encoded by the exons ATGGAGACCATTCGTGGTCTTCTGTGGAAGCCCACGCCGGAGGAGCAG AAGAGGAAATGCAACGCTCTTGTGCGGCAGAATGTGCGCAAACTGGACCGCGATATCCAAGGTCTCAAGACAACCGAACAAAAGACGAAGAACCTTATCCTCCAATCCTCCAAGCGCGCGCAACGAAATCCCTCTATGGCCAAGCAGGCAAACCAGGAGGTGCGGATCTTTGCTCGAGAGTTGATCCGCGTGCGGAAACAGAGCGGGCGACTGCAGACGAGCAAGGCGCAGCTCAACTCTGTTCAGATGCAGGTCAACGAAGCGTTTTCCGTGCGGAAGATCGAGGGCAGCATCAAGGCAAGCACTGGTATTATGAAAGATGTCAACTCGCTCGTCAGATTACCGGAGCTGACGGGCACCATGCGTGAGCTATCTTCTGAGCTCATGAAGGCTGGCATTATTGAGGAGATGGTGGATGATACCCTAATGGACACCGAGGGCCTAgaggaagacgaagaagcagAGGAGGAGGTTGACAAGGTCCTGTCAGATATTCTCAAGGACAGGCTACCGGCGAGCAAAGCCAAGGAGGACGAACTGCCATCTGTCGCACAGccagaggaggaagaggaagatgaTCAGGCAGAAATGCTAGCACAGATGAGAGGCAGGCTCGAGGCGCTGAAGAGCTGA
- a CDS encoding p23 chaperone protein wos2, translated as MSTPTVTPEVTWAQRSSDSDPERNYVFLTIVAADVPESDLKLDLQPTKLSFKGASTSKKVTYAVDLEFFAEIDPKESKIQHSGRDVTLVLRKKELKEEFWPRLLKDKAKVHFLKTNFDKWVDEDEQDEAPADEEMMNQMNPMGGDGGFGGIDFSKLGAAQGMGGLPGMGGMPGMEGLEGMEGEDSDDDDEDMPELENDEDSKDKSAAAPASGDKPKIEEVA; from the exons ATGTCTACGCCTACCGTTACACCTGAAG TCACCTGGGCGCAGCGTTCGTCTGACAGCGACCCCGAGAGGAACTACGTCTTCCTCACCATCGTTGCCGCCGATGTCCCCGAGTCAGATCTGAAGCTTGACCTGCAACCCACAAAGCTCAGCTTCAAGGGCGCCTCGACATCGAAAAAGGTCACCTATGCCGTCGACCTCGAGTTCTTCGCCGAGATCGACCCCAAGGAGTCGAAGATCCAGCACAGTGGTCGCGATGTCACACTTGTCTTGCGCAAGAAGGAGCTCAAGGAGGAGTTCTGGCCACGTCTGCTCAAGGATAAGGCGAAGGTCCACTTCCTGAAGACCAACTTCGACAAG TGGGTCGATGAGGACGAGCAAGACGAGGCTCCTGCCGACGAGGAGATGATGAACCAGATGAATCCTATGGGTGGCGACGGCGGCTTCGGTGGCATCGACTTCTCGAAGCTCGGTGCTGCTCAGGGCATGGGCGGCCTCCCTGGAATGGGTGGCATGCCTGGCATGGAAGGTCTTGAGGGAATGGAGGGCGAGGACAGcgatgatgacgacgagGATATGCCTGAGCTCGAGAACGATGAGGACAGCAAGGACAAGTCCGCGGCCGCACCCGCATCAGGAGACAAGCCCAAGATCGAGGAGGTCGCGTAA
- a CDS encoding [Histone H3]-lysine(4) N-trimethyltransferase: MPTPSTYPDIYNGVLSVDEHGFLSCQLASGPDIATASITDVPTADMSRAAYEADVRTANTLIRAEYVRRLRRVPGAPIQLVNTIDASTPSLRFRYIPQYVLAKGVYQYGLDTATGCQRCSPRMGRDIGCEYTKTCDCLEYAAVDEARLSEQQQEVYKRCKAEGLSTMGLPKKFPYFTEGTKIQHAGALVPFYLHSRRPIYECNDNCRCGPNCRSKKVQFGRKVEVEIFKTESGRGWGLRCTQDLHQGQFIDTYRGEVITDEEATRRENTSSKAKASYLYSLDKFEDDMQHEAYVVDGEFMGGPTKFINHSCEPNCRQYTVSYNKNDPHVYDIAFFACRDIPAYEELMFDYLDKDENEEMEDPGEDAIPCLCGTAKCRKWLWT; encoded by the exons ATGCCAACACCTTCTACATACCCTGATATCTACAACGGTGTACTCAGCGTGGATGAGCATGGCTTCTTATCCTGTCAACTT GCATCTGGCCCGGACATCGCTACCGCCTCTATCACTGATGTCCCTACTGCTGATATGAGTCGAGCTGCATACGAGGCAGATGTTCGAACTGCCAATACTCTCATTCGTGCTGAATATGTTCGAAGACTAAGAAGAGTCCCTGGCGCACCGATTCAACTTGTCAATACTATTGATGCATCAACGCCTTCGCTCCGCTTCCGCTATATTCCCCAATATGTACTGGCCAAAGGTGTCTATCAGTACGGTCTAGATACAGCGACAGGATGCCAGCGATGCTCCCCCCGCATGGGTCGCGATATTGGTTGCGAGTACACAAAGACGTGTGACTGTCTGGAGTATGCTGCCGTTGATGAAGCTCGGCTTAGCGAGCAACAGCAAGAGGTCTACAAGCGGTGCAAAGCCGAAGGTCTCTCAACTATGGGTCTTCCCAAAAAATTCCCTTACTTCACCGAGGGTACAAAGATTCAACACGCTGGAGCTCTGGTACCGTTCTATCTTCACTCTCGTCGACCAATCTACGAGTGCAACGACAATTGCCGTTGTGGTCCAAACTGCCGTTCCAAAAAGGTACAATTCGGTCGTAAAGTAGAAGTGGAGATCTTCAAGACGGAAAGCGGCAGAGGCTGGGGCCTGCGATGCACTCAGGACTTGCATCAAGGACAATTCATCGACACCTACCGTGGCGAGGTGATCACGGACGAGGAGGCCACTCGTCGAGAAAACACGTCTTCCAAGGCAAAGGCATCATACTTGTATTCGCTTGACAAGTTTGAGGATGACATGCAACACGAGGCCTATGTGGTGGATGGTGAATTTATGGGTGGCCCAACGAAGTTCATCAACCACTCTTGCGAGCCTAACTGCCGCCAATATACAGTCAGCTACAACAAGAACGACCCGCACGTCTATGACATCGCCTTCTTCGCTTGTCGCGACATTCCGGCTTACGAAGAGCTGATGTTCGACTATCTCGATAAGGACGAGAATGAGGAGATGGAAGACCCTGGGGAAGATGCAATCCCATGTCTTTGCGGGACCGCGAAGTGCCGCAAGTGGTTGTGGACCTAG